The proteins below are encoded in one region of Apium graveolens cultivar Ventura chromosome 4, ASM990537v1, whole genome shotgun sequence:
- the LOC141717094 gene encoding uncharacterized protein LOC141717094 — MSRFAQLPAYCCSTARAFCTHFKYIRGQMRRTTLNVETLAHTGSQVGPNIQHGGSRPVVTNVQRESSILMSPQAVGGTSAHHGSEVGSSFRSRVSITPQIDDVAADDDLIMSSAREFEQARRKNNLRRIRRRTLDSEGQSTGSSPKNRSKRKRGPSNLEIENAWSAQHKKFEFTCPVCLGPIVQEMSTKCGHVFCKECISQSIATQGRCPVCRTKISMKDSIKIYLPMAS, encoded by the exons ATGTCCAGATTTGCACAACTTCCAGCTTACTGCTGCAGCACTGCTCGCGCATTCTGTACCCACTTTAAGTATATAAGGGGGCAAATGCGTCGAACTACATTGAATGTGGAAACTCTAGCTCATACGGGATCACAAGTCGGTCCAAATATACAACACGGGGGCTCAAGGCCAGTTGTTACAAATGTTCAACGAGAGAGCTCAATATTAATGTCACCTCAAGCGGTAGGGGGAACTTCTGCTCATCATGGATCTGAAGTTGGTTCCAGTTTTCGGTCTCGTGTATCAATAACACCACAAATTGATGATGTGGCAGCTGATGATGATCTCATAATGTCCTCGGCTAGGGAATTTGAACAA GCAAGGAGAAAGAACAACCTAAGAAGAATACGTCGGAGGACTTTGGATTCAG AAGGACAGTCAACTGGAAGTTCTCCTAAGAATCGCAGTAAGCGCAAAAGAGGTCCGTCAAACCTGGAA ATTGAGAATGCATGGAGTGCTCAGCACAAGAAGTTTGAATTCACCTGCCCAGTTTGTCTGGGTCCAATTGTCCAAGAGATGTCTACGAAATGCGGTCACGTATTCTGTAAGGAGTGTATCTCACAATCAATAGCTACTCAGGGTAGATGCCCTGTATGCAGGACAAAGATCAGTATGAAAGATAGCATCAAGATTTATCTTCCTATGGCCAGTTAA
- the LOC141720794 gene encoding F-box protein CPR1-like, giving the protein MACSCFLTATCPENCVIESVVLPDPPNLNLALVNPATRNYKLLPVSPIEYPVCYSKTKCEFITYGFGYDSVHDDYNVVRIAQFPDVKMNEVKIYSLKFNEWRRGDDFPYRLGCTTQAVYLNDALHWMATIPTQFGFDLPTSVAFDLATQEYRLIPKPPYSGFSEFMEILTVLGGKLCMNRNYDMRHIDMWVMESYGVGESWTKILKIVQNVDLQFMQLKPLVYSNNGKKVLLLKDGGELIWYDLELKVIKMESNPVIPDFWRAYVSLESLVKLNSGPNTGLPRVQRKMKKSKLDDFLSKGFRLVL; this is encoded by the exons ATGGCCTGTTCTTGCTTTTTAACTGCTACTTGTCCTGAGAATTGTGTTATTGAGTCTGTTGTCCTACCTGACCCACCTAATCTTAATCTTGCTTTGGTTAACCCCGCTACTCGAAACTATAAGCTGTTGCCTGTTTCGCCTATTGAGTATCCTGTTTGTTATTCCAAGACTAAGTGTGAATTTATTACTTACGGCTTCGGCTATGATTCTGTTCATGATGATTATAATGTGGTTCGCATTGCTCAGTTCCCTGATGTGAAAATGAACGAGGTTAAGATTTATAGTCTTAAGTTTAATGAGTGGAGAAGAGGGGATGATTTTCCGTATCGTCTTGGTTGTACCACACAGGCGGTGTATCTTAATGATGCCTTGCATTGGATGGCTACAATCCCTACCCAGTTTGGGTTCGACCTCCCCACTTCTGTAGCTTTCGATCTTGCAACTCAAGAATATCGTTTAATTCCTAAGCCTCCCTACTCCGGTTTCTCGGAATTTATGGAGATTCTCACAGTTTTAGGAGGGAAACTTTGTATGAATCGCAACTATGATATGAGGCATATCGACATGTGGGTGATGGAGAGTTATGGTGTGGGCGAATCGTGGACCAAGATACTTAAGATTGTACAGAACGTTGATCTTCAGTTTATGCAACTAAAGCCTCTGGTTTATTCAAACAATGGTAAGAAAGTCCTCCTACTGAAAGACGGTGGAGAGCTTATCTGGTACGACCTTGAATTGAAAGTCATCAAAATGGAAAGCAATCCTGTCATTCCCGACTTTTGGAGAGCTTATGTATCTCTGGAAAGCCTTGTTAAGCTCAACTCTGGTCCTAATACTGGTCTGCCACGGGTTCAAAGGAAAATGAAAAAGAG CAAACTGGATGATTTTCTGTCCAAGGGATTCAGACTCGTGCTTTAG